TTTAGGTGAAAAGCCCGGTATTTCTATCGGGCCTTTTATTATGTTTAACAACCACACAAATAGAGAAAAATGAAGAGAGAGAAAGGCGGGACTCATACATGAGCTATGAAGATTTAGCATTGCATACAGATAAGTATCAGATTAATATGATGTACGCTCATTGGAAAAATGGAACGCACAACAACATTCGCGTATTTGAAGCATTTTTCCGAAAAAATCCGTTTAAAAGCGGCTATGCGGTGTTCGCAGGACTTGAGCGAATCATTCGCTATTTGGAACACCTTCATTTTACTGAGGAAGATATCGACTACTTAAGAACACAAGAAGAACAATATGAAGAAGGTTTTTTGGAAGAGTTAAAAAAATTCAACTTTACAGGAGAGTTATTCTCAGTAAAGGAGGGGACGGTTGTTTTTCCTAACGAACCGTTAATCCGCATTAAGTGCCGTGTGTTTGAAGCACATCTTTTAGAGACAGCACTTCTAAATTTCATGAATTATCAAACGCTAATTGCAACGAAAGCAGCCCGTATTCGCTATGTCACTCCTGATGATCAGTTGATGGAGTTTGGAACGCGTCGCGCTCAGGAAGCTGATGCCGCCATTTGGGGTGCACGTGCCGCATACATTGCAGGCTTTGATGCCACATCAAACATGCGCGCCGGAAAACTTTTCGGTATTCCGACAAAAGGAACGCACGCACACGCGTGGGTTCAAGATCACGAAACAGAAGAAGAAGCGTTCCAACGGTTTGCAGAAGCTCTACCTGATCAAAGCGTTTTACTGGTTGATACGTACAATACGTTAAAAAGCGGAGTACCGAACGCGATAAAAGTTGGCTTAAAGATGAAGGAAGCGGGTAAATCTCTCAAAGGTATCCGGTTGGATAGCGGTGATTTAGCTTACCTTTCCATTCAAGCACGTAAAATGTTAGATGAAGCAGGCCTTACAGATGTAGTAATCGTAGCAAGTAATGACCTAGATGACGACGTAATAACAGACTTAAAGGCGCAAGGTGCTAAAATTACCTCCTGGGGAATTGGTACGCAACTTATTACGGCATCTGATCAACCTGCACTCGGAGGAGTTTATAAGGTTGTTGCTAAATATGAGGACGGAGAATTTGTACCTACGATTAAAATTTCATCTAATGTAGAGAAAATTACAACACCTGGATATAAAAAGGTCTACCGCATAATCAATGCAAAAGGAAA
This genomic interval from Fictibacillus halophilus contains the following:
- a CDS encoding nicotinate phosphoribosyltransferase, which translates into the protein MSYEDLALHTDKYQINMMYAHWKNGTHNNIRVFEAFFRKNPFKSGYAVFAGLERIIRYLEHLHFTEEDIDYLRTQEEQYEEGFLEELKKFNFTGELFSVKEGTVVFPNEPLIRIKCRVFEAHLLETALLNFMNYQTLIATKAARIRYVTPDDQLMEFGTRRAQEADAAIWGARAAYIAGFDATSNMRAGKLFGIPTKGTHAHAWVQDHETEEEAFQRFAEALPDQSVLLVDTYNTLKSGVPNAIKVGLKMKEAGKSLKGIRLDSGDLAYLSIQARKMLDEAGLTDVVIVASNDLDDDVITDLKAQGAKITSWGIGTQLITASDQPALGGVYKVVAKYEDGEFVPTIKISSNVEKITTPGYKKVYRIINAKGKAEADYIAMDDEVLPEKDLKLFDPVHTYKSKVVSSFTAEELLQPVYIEGKLVYDLPNLEEIRRYHQEQLGLFWPQHLRRLNPQEYFVDLSVQVWKTKNDLLEKYSL